The Littorina saxatilis isolate snail1 linkage group LG13, US_GU_Lsax_2.0, whole genome shotgun sequence genome contains a region encoding:
- the LOC138945436 gene encoding uncharacterized protein, with translation MSGSKSRNAALASFSTPDHGNSPPRMTLTTPKHMDGAAVDPIEKSSSLTSAQEIIAARGRALGVRSGAALAKYVQEEEAAQRRLLQEEEAAQRRLLQEEEEAQLRKEEAQRRLQREEQDAQRRLQREEEEIRRKVLREEEENDRRRRLAELEEERVRAEIEKTRREETTSSSRSRAIEPVRLKIDPFDEAKEDLDTFLGRFERAATLSGWDRESDWGARLGALLKGFAADVYLELPAEDAGNFDVIVDALRGSFRWTADSYRSKFRLAAKRGEETFIQFATRLRIWFERWRKAAKKEETYAGIRDLLLMEHLMDHVSGDLADFIRQREPANVTEAAELAERFAASKRARKNPVTATGRVEKNTKDIENPEEDSAPVSPVHPNGPFPKRNCYGCGKTGHIRRNCPHSASSFNVRTVTNVRTVVTTPGTTAATSELPTLCDPCSQLSYTPLCTVSINGSQVSALRDTGADGLVIDSSLVKDCNLKQGSQTIRFAAGNVQKTCPTTIVHLESPFFSGNVVAIVADQLTYPVLIGNRIVQPGGETLEVPVYRAKAQPVKIAAITQVQNTREKEPPKTLRMKDSGLGVTREKLIQLQTLDPTLSRVRELAKGRNPTPSGKKGKVKFLWKQGVLHRFFITTEKTFSQVVVPETLRSGILRRYHNVTKTGHLETKKTKNRLWHSFYWPGMEGDIRRYVHSCDVGRRALPKGGLPKAHLGKLPLIDEPFRRIAVDRVGTLTVSERENRYRLITSPFNLYRRPR, from the coding sequence ATGTCGGGATCCAAATCTCGCAATGCCGCTCTGGCAAGTTTTTCTACCCCTGATCATGGTAATTCTCCACCCCGTATGACACTTACCACGCCAAAGCATATGGATGGAGCTGCTGTTGACCCTATTGAAAAATCTAGTTCCCTCACGTCAGCTCAAGAAATTATAGCCGCTAGGGGACGTGCTTTGGGCGTTCGATCAGGGGCTGCTTTAGCAAAATACGTTcaagaagaggaagcagctcAACGGAGACTACTTcaagaagaggaagcagctcAACGAAGACTacttcaagaagaagaggaagctcAACTGAGAAAAGAAGAAGCTCAACGAAGACTTCAGAGGGAGGAACAGGATGCTCAACGAAGACTTCagagggaggaagaagaaaTCAGAAGAAAAGTACTTCGAGAAGAGGAAGAAAACGACCGCCGCCGACGTCTAGCTGAACTGGAAGAAGAAAGAGTTCGTGCAGAGATAGAAAAGACTAGGAGAGAAGAGACTACTTCAAGTTCTCGTAGTAGGGCTATTGAACCAGTTCGTCTGAAAATAGATCCATTTGATGAAGCCAAAGAGGATCTCGACACCTTCCTAGGACGATTCGAGAGAGCAGCAACTCTCAGTGGCTGGGACAGGGAGAGTGACTGGGGAGCTCGGCTGGGAGCCCTCCTGAAAGGTTTTGCTGCCGATGTTTACTTGGAACTGCCAGCTGAGGATGCGGGAAACTTTGATGTCATTGTGGACGCCCTTAGAGGATCTTTTCGCTGGACGGCTGACTCGTATCGTTCTAAGTTTCGACTCGCGGCCAAAAGGGGAGAGGAGACGTTTATACAGTTTGCTACCCGTCTTCGAATCTGGTTTGAACGGTGGAGGAAAGCCGCGAAGAAAGAGGAGACCTATGCTGGAATCCGAGACCTCCTACTGATGGAACACCTGATGGACCATGTGTCTGGGGACCTCGCGGATTTCATCCGGCAGCGTGAACCGGCGAACGTCACTGAGGCCGCCGAACTAGCTGAGAGGTTTGCTGCATCAAAAAGAGCCAGGAAAAACCCGGTTACTGCGACTGGTCGAGTCGAGAAGAACACGAAGGACATTGAAAATCCTGAGGAAGACTCTGCCCCAGTTAGTCCCGTCCACCCCAACGGCCCTTTTCCCAAGAGAAATTGCTACGGTTGCGGTAAAACTGGGCACATCCGTAGGAATTGCCCGCATTCAGCATCGTCCTTCAACGTGCGGACCGTCACCAACGTGAGAACAGTTGTAACGACGCCAGGAACCACTGCTGCCACATCAGAGTTACCTACCCTTTGTGACCCATGTAGCCAACTGTCGTATACTCCTTTATGCACGGTCAGTATCAATGGATCGCAAGTATCTGCTCTTCGTGACACAGGCGCCGACGGACTGGTCATTGACTCCTCTTTGGTAAAAGACTGTAACCTCAAGCAGGGAAGTCAAACTATTCGTTTCGCAGCAGGGAACGTTCAGAAGACTTGTCCTACTACGATCGTACATTTAGAGTCCCCATTCTTCTCAGGGAACGTTGTCGCTATTGTGGCTGACCAGCTAACATACCCCGTACTCATCGGAAACCGGATCGTTCAGCCTGGAGGAGAAACCCTTGAAGTTCCTGTGTACCGGGCGAAAGCTCAACCTGTCAAGATAGCCGCCATTACTCAAGTCCAAAATACGCGAGAAAAAGAACCTCCTAAAACCCTACGGATGAAGGACTCTGGTCTAGGTGTTACCAGAGAGAAGTTGATCCAGCTACAGACGCTTGACCCAACTCTGTCTAGGGTGCGGGAGCTGGCAAAAGGGAGGAACCCTACACCATCTGGGAAGAAAGGAAAGGTGAAATTCCTTTGGAAGCAGGGCGTCCTACATCGCTTTTTCATAACCACGGAGAAGACCTTCAGTCAGGTGGTGGTGCCCGAGACTCTTCGTTCGGGTATTTTGAGACGATACCACAATGTTACTAAGACTGGTCATCTTGAGACAAAGAAAACTAAGAATAGACTCTGGCATTCGTTCTACTGGCCAGGGATGGAGGGCGACATCAGGCGTTATGTTCATTCCTGTGATGTTGGCCGTCGAGCTTTACCCAAAGGAGGATTACCCAAAGCTCACCTTGGAAAGTTGCCCCTCATAGATGAACCTTTCCGGAGAATCGCTGTCGACCGTGTTGGCACATTGacagtctcagagagagagaatcgctACAGACTGATCACCAGTCCCTTCAACCTCTACAGAAGACCAAGATGA